One Takifugu rubripes chromosome 19, fTakRub1.2, whole genome shotgun sequence genomic window carries:
- the rbpjl gene encoding recombining binding protein suppressor of hairless-like protein isoform X4: MRPDSGLQDCQQLGVTRQPGREAPADQSVTILHAKVAQKSYGNEKRFFCPPPCVYISGRGWRVMQDHLKEAGYGDSVYRLGGYMCLDSSSQSQADTFKLVFDQQSSSKMFACAKSLFISDQDKRKHFCLLLRLFLGNRQEVGLFQSRLIKVISKPSQKRQSMKNADLCISSCSRVALFNRLRSQTVSTRYLSVDRGAFIVSARQWTAFTITLVDEQRSDHRDVVLSEGFICYGCVVQLVCTESGVTLPPMVIRKVNKQHAILDVDEPVSQLHKCAFQFRDSSHSFLCLSNDSVVRHQASCSPRDPSRVVLNDGSCWTIIGVEAVEFTFNQGLACVPTPVTPFPVIVGLEVNGGGHVAMLEIHGENFSPHLKVWFGTIETDTMYKSPKSLLCVVPDVSVFMDGWRCMRHPITVPLSLIRTDGLIYRTSFSFTYTPELQPPPPPSIRGAAGAEKREAQVEGGQGGDVLLETIHQEFTRANFHLFMQS, encoded by the exons AT GAGACCAGATTCTGGCCTTCAGGACTGTCAGCAGCTGGGAGTCACCAGACAACCAGGCAGAGAAGCTCCCGCCGACCAGAGCGTCACCATCCTTCACGCCAAAGTTGCTCAGAAGTCCTACGGCAACGAGAAGAG GTTCTTCTGCCCGCCtccatgtgtttacatcagCGGTCGTGGATGGAGGGTCATGCAGGACCATCTGAAAG AGGCCGGTTACGGAGACTCTGTTTATCGACTCGGTGGCTACATGTGCTTGGACAGCTCCAGCCAGTCGCAGGCAGACACGTTCAAGCTGGTCTTTGACCAACAATCAAGCTCAAAG ATGTTTGCGTGTGCCAAGTCGCTCTTCATCTCTGACCAGGACAAGAGGAAACACTTCTGTCTGTTGCTGCGACTCTTCCTGggcaacagacaggaagtgggtttgTTCCAGAGCCGGCTGATCAAGGTCATCTCCAAACCCTCCCAGAAGAGGCAGTCCATGAAGAACGCCGACT tgtgtatCTCTTCATGCTCCAGAGTAGCATTGTTCAACCGTTTGCGCTCACAGACCGTCAGCACTCGTTACCTCTCAGTGGACAGAGGAGCCTTCATCGTCAGTGCCAGACAGTGGACGGCCTTCACCATCACCCTGG tggatGAGCAGCGTTCTGACCATCGGGATGTTGTGTTGAGCGAAGGCTTCATCTGTTACGGCTGTGTGGTCCAGTTAGTGTGCACTGAGTCTGGAGTCACTCTGCCACCCatg GTGATCCGTAAGGTCAACAAGCAACACGCCATCTTGGACGTGGACGAGCCCGTTTCTCAGCTGCACAAGTGCGCCTTCCAGTTCCGAGACAGTTCCCACTCCTTCCTGTGTCTATCCAACGACAGCGTCGTCCGGCACCAG GCCTCTTGTAGCCCCAGAGACCCCAGCAGGGTGGTGCTGAATGACGGTTCCTGCTGGACCATCATCGGGGTGGAAGCAGTGGAATTCACCTTTAATCAGGGTCTGGCCTGCGTCCCCACACCAGTTACGCCATTTCCTGTTATTGTGGGCTTGGAG GTGAACGGTGGAGGACACGTGGCCATGCTGGAGATTCATGGAGAAAACTTCAGCCCTCATCTCAAAGTCTGGTTCGGAACCATCGAGACTGACACCATGTACAA gTCTCCCAAATCTCTGCTCTGCGTGGTTCCTGATGTCTCGGTCTTCATGGACGGTTGGCGCTGCATGCGACACCCCATCACCGTCCCCCTGTCCCTCATCCGGACTGACGGCCTCATCTACCGCACGTCCTTCAGCTTCACCTACACCCCCGAGCtccagccgccgccgccgccgtccatCCGAGGAGCAGCAGGGGCGGAGAAAAGAGAGGCCCAGGTGGAAGGTGGACAGGGCGGAGACGTCCTGCTGGAGACCATCCATCAGGAGTTCACCAGAGCCAACTTCCACCTCTTCATGCAGAGCTGA
- the rbpjl gene encoding recombining binding protein suppressor of hairless-like protein isoform X2, translating into MRRMERPHGRELQSPLTSTAAIMDQPDTRQDGGTETQVPPPGPPLADTHHLFPPAAAPGTVGPLTHLGALLAGDDAPGSGEWDRRPDSGLQDCQQLGVTRQPGREAPADQSVTILHAKVAQKSYGNEKRFFCPPPCVYISGRGWRVMQDHLKEAGYGDSVYRLGGYMCLDSSSQSQADTFKLVFDQQSSSKMFACAKSLFISDQDKRKHFCLLLRLFLGNRQEVGLFQSRLIKVISKPSQKRQSMKNADLCISSCSRVALFNRLRSQTVSTRYLSVDRGAFIVSARQWTAFTITLVDEQRSDHRDVVLSEGFICYGCVVQLVCTESGVTLPPMVIRKVNKQHAILDVDEPVSQLHKCAFQFRDSSHSFLCLSNDSVVRHQASCSPRDPSRVVLNDGSCWTIIGVEAVEFTFNQGLACVPTPVTPFPVIVGLEVNGGGHVAMLEIHGENFSPHLKVWFGTIETDTMYKSPKSLLCVVPDVSVFMDGWRCMRHPITVPLSLIRTDGLIYRTSFSFTYTPELQPPPPPSIRGAAGAEKREAQVEGGQGGDVLLETIHQEFTRANFHLFMQS; encoded by the exons ATGAGAAGAATGGAG AGACCTCATGGACGTGAGCTCCAGTCCCCGCTGACGTCCACAGCAGCCATCATGGACCAGCCGGACACCCGACAAGATGGTGGGACAG AAACCCAGGTGCccccccctggaccccccctgGCAGATACCCATCACTTGTTCCCCCCAGCTGCGGCCCCCGGCACCGTCGGCCCGCTCACTCACCTGGGGGCGCTGCTGGCCGGAGACGACGCACCGGGGAGCGGCGAATGGGACAG GAGACCAGATTCTGGCCTTCAGGACTGTCAGCAGCTGGGAGTCACCAGACAACCAGGCAGAGAAGCTCCCGCCGACCAGAGCGTCACCATCCTTCACGCCAAAGTTGCTCAGAAGTCCTACGGCAACGAGAAGAG GTTCTTCTGCCCGCCtccatgtgtttacatcagCGGTCGTGGATGGAGGGTCATGCAGGACCATCTGAAAG AGGCCGGTTACGGAGACTCTGTTTATCGACTCGGTGGCTACATGTGCTTGGACAGCTCCAGCCAGTCGCAGGCAGACACGTTCAAGCTGGTCTTTGACCAACAATCAAGCTCAAAG ATGTTTGCGTGTGCCAAGTCGCTCTTCATCTCTGACCAGGACAAGAGGAAACACTTCTGTCTGTTGCTGCGACTCTTCCTGggcaacagacaggaagtgggtttgTTCCAGAGCCGGCTGATCAAGGTCATCTCCAAACCCTCCCAGAAGAGGCAGTCCATGAAGAACGCCGACT tgtgtatCTCTTCATGCTCCAGAGTAGCATTGTTCAACCGTTTGCGCTCACAGACCGTCAGCACTCGTTACCTCTCAGTGGACAGAGGAGCCTTCATCGTCAGTGCCAGACAGTGGACGGCCTTCACCATCACCCTGG tggatGAGCAGCGTTCTGACCATCGGGATGTTGTGTTGAGCGAAGGCTTCATCTGTTACGGCTGTGTGGTCCAGTTAGTGTGCACTGAGTCTGGAGTCACTCTGCCACCCatg GTGATCCGTAAGGTCAACAAGCAACACGCCATCTTGGACGTGGACGAGCCCGTTTCTCAGCTGCACAAGTGCGCCTTCCAGTTCCGAGACAGTTCCCACTCCTTCCTGTGTCTATCCAACGACAGCGTCGTCCGGCACCAG GCCTCTTGTAGCCCCAGAGACCCCAGCAGGGTGGTGCTGAATGACGGTTCCTGCTGGACCATCATCGGGGTGGAAGCAGTGGAATTCACCTTTAATCAGGGTCTGGCCTGCGTCCCCACACCAGTTACGCCATTTCCTGTTATTGTGGGCTTGGAG GTGAACGGTGGAGGACACGTGGCCATGCTGGAGATTCATGGAGAAAACTTCAGCCCTCATCTCAAAGTCTGGTTCGGAACCATCGAGACTGACACCATGTACAA gTCTCCCAAATCTCTGCTCTGCGTGGTTCCTGATGTCTCGGTCTTCATGGACGGTTGGCGCTGCATGCGACACCCCATCACCGTCCCCCTGTCCCTCATCCGGACTGACGGCCTCATCTACCGCACGTCCTTCAGCTTCACCTACACCCCCGAGCtccagccgccgccgccgccgtccatCCGAGGAGCAGCAGGGGCGGAGAAAAGAGAGGCCCAGGTGGAAGGTGGACAGGGCGGAGACGTCCTGCTGGAGACCATCCATCAGGAGTTCACCAGAGCCAACTTCCACCTCTTCATGCAGAGCTGA
- the rbpjl gene encoding recombining binding protein suppressor of hairless-like protein isoform X1: MDSEDLLKLGQVFEFGDRFDFRSEENLISNEKNGGGSINGAVAARPHGRELQSPLTSTAAIMDQPDTRQDGGTETQVPPPGPPLADTHHLFPPAAAPGTVGPLTHLGALLAGDDAPGSGEWDRRPDSGLQDCQQLGVTRQPGREAPADQSVTILHAKVAQKSYGNEKRFFCPPPCVYISGRGWRVMQDHLKEAGYGDSVYRLGGYMCLDSSSQSQADTFKLVFDQQSSSKMFACAKSLFISDQDKRKHFCLLLRLFLGNRQEVGLFQSRLIKVISKPSQKRQSMKNADLCISSCSRVALFNRLRSQTVSTRYLSVDRGAFIVSARQWTAFTITLVDEQRSDHRDVVLSEGFICYGCVVQLVCTESGVTLPPMVIRKVNKQHAILDVDEPVSQLHKCAFQFRDSSHSFLCLSNDSVVRHQASCSPRDPSRVVLNDGSCWTIIGVEAVEFTFNQGLACVPTPVTPFPVIVGLEVNGGGHVAMLEIHGENFSPHLKVWFGTIETDTMYKSPKSLLCVVPDVSVFMDGWRCMRHPITVPLSLIRTDGLIYRTSFSFTYTPELQPPPPPSIRGAAGAEKREAQVEGGQGGDVLLETIHQEFTRANFHLFMQS; encoded by the exons ATGGACTCGGAGGATTTGCTCAAGCTCGGACAAGTGTTTGAATTTGGGGACAGATTTGATTTCAGGTCAGAAGAAAATCTAATTTCTAATGAGAAGAATGGAGGTGGAAGCATAAACGGTGCTGTTGCCGCG AGACCTCATGGACGTGAGCTCCAGTCCCCGCTGACGTCCACAGCAGCCATCATGGACCAGCCGGACACCCGACAAGATGGTGGGACAG AAACCCAGGTGCccccccctggaccccccctgGCAGATACCCATCACTTGTTCCCCCCAGCTGCGGCCCCCGGCACCGTCGGCCCGCTCACTCACCTGGGGGCGCTGCTGGCCGGAGACGACGCACCGGGGAGCGGCGAATGGGACAG GAGACCAGATTCTGGCCTTCAGGACTGTCAGCAGCTGGGAGTCACCAGACAACCAGGCAGAGAAGCTCCCGCCGACCAGAGCGTCACCATCCTTCACGCCAAAGTTGCTCAGAAGTCCTACGGCAACGAGAAGAG GTTCTTCTGCCCGCCtccatgtgtttacatcagCGGTCGTGGATGGAGGGTCATGCAGGACCATCTGAAAG AGGCCGGTTACGGAGACTCTGTTTATCGACTCGGTGGCTACATGTGCTTGGACAGCTCCAGCCAGTCGCAGGCAGACACGTTCAAGCTGGTCTTTGACCAACAATCAAGCTCAAAG ATGTTTGCGTGTGCCAAGTCGCTCTTCATCTCTGACCAGGACAAGAGGAAACACTTCTGTCTGTTGCTGCGACTCTTCCTGggcaacagacaggaagtgggtttgTTCCAGAGCCGGCTGATCAAGGTCATCTCCAAACCCTCCCAGAAGAGGCAGTCCATGAAGAACGCCGACT tgtgtatCTCTTCATGCTCCAGAGTAGCATTGTTCAACCGTTTGCGCTCACAGACCGTCAGCACTCGTTACCTCTCAGTGGACAGAGGAGCCTTCATCGTCAGTGCCAGACAGTGGACGGCCTTCACCATCACCCTGG tggatGAGCAGCGTTCTGACCATCGGGATGTTGTGTTGAGCGAAGGCTTCATCTGTTACGGCTGTGTGGTCCAGTTAGTGTGCACTGAGTCTGGAGTCACTCTGCCACCCatg GTGATCCGTAAGGTCAACAAGCAACACGCCATCTTGGACGTGGACGAGCCCGTTTCTCAGCTGCACAAGTGCGCCTTCCAGTTCCGAGACAGTTCCCACTCCTTCCTGTGTCTATCCAACGACAGCGTCGTCCGGCACCAG GCCTCTTGTAGCCCCAGAGACCCCAGCAGGGTGGTGCTGAATGACGGTTCCTGCTGGACCATCATCGGGGTGGAAGCAGTGGAATTCACCTTTAATCAGGGTCTGGCCTGCGTCCCCACACCAGTTACGCCATTTCCTGTTATTGTGGGCTTGGAG GTGAACGGTGGAGGACACGTGGCCATGCTGGAGATTCATGGAGAAAACTTCAGCCCTCATCTCAAAGTCTGGTTCGGAACCATCGAGACTGACACCATGTACAA gTCTCCCAAATCTCTGCTCTGCGTGGTTCCTGATGTCTCGGTCTTCATGGACGGTTGGCGCTGCATGCGACACCCCATCACCGTCCCCCTGTCCCTCATCCGGACTGACGGCCTCATCTACCGCACGTCCTTCAGCTTCACCTACACCCCCGAGCtccagccgccgccgccgccgtccatCCGAGGAGCAGCAGGGGCGGAGAAAAGAGAGGCCCAGGTGGAAGGTGGACAGGGCGGAGACGTCCTGCTGGAGACCATCCATCAGGAGTTCACCAGAGCCAACTTCCACCTCTTCATGCAGAGCTGA
- the rbpjl gene encoding recombining binding protein suppressor of hairless-like protein isoform X3 yields MDQPDTRQDGGTETQVPPPGPPLADTHHLFPPAAAPGTVGPLTHLGALLAGDDAPGSGEWDRRPDSGLQDCQQLGVTRQPGREAPADQSVTILHAKVAQKSYGNEKRFFCPPPCVYISGRGWRVMQDHLKEAGYGDSVYRLGGYMCLDSSSQSQADTFKLVFDQQSSSKMFACAKSLFISDQDKRKHFCLLLRLFLGNRQEVGLFQSRLIKVISKPSQKRQSMKNADLCISSCSRVALFNRLRSQTVSTRYLSVDRGAFIVSARQWTAFTITLVDEQRSDHRDVVLSEGFICYGCVVQLVCTESGVTLPPMVIRKVNKQHAILDVDEPVSQLHKCAFQFRDSSHSFLCLSNDSVVRHQASCSPRDPSRVVLNDGSCWTIIGVEAVEFTFNQGLACVPTPVTPFPVIVGLEVNGGGHVAMLEIHGENFSPHLKVWFGTIETDTMYKSPKSLLCVVPDVSVFMDGWRCMRHPITVPLSLIRTDGLIYRTSFSFTYTPELQPPPPPSIRGAAGAEKREAQVEGGQGGDVLLETIHQEFTRANFHLFMQS; encoded by the exons ATGGACCAGCCGGACACCCGACAAGATGGTGGGACAG AAACCCAGGTGCccccccctggaccccccctgGCAGATACCCATCACTTGTTCCCCCCAGCTGCGGCCCCCGGCACCGTCGGCCCGCTCACTCACCTGGGGGCGCTGCTGGCCGGAGACGACGCACCGGGGAGCGGCGAATGGGACAG GAGACCAGATTCTGGCCTTCAGGACTGTCAGCAGCTGGGAGTCACCAGACAACCAGGCAGAGAAGCTCCCGCCGACCAGAGCGTCACCATCCTTCACGCCAAAGTTGCTCAGAAGTCCTACGGCAACGAGAAGAG GTTCTTCTGCCCGCCtccatgtgtttacatcagCGGTCGTGGATGGAGGGTCATGCAGGACCATCTGAAAG AGGCCGGTTACGGAGACTCTGTTTATCGACTCGGTGGCTACATGTGCTTGGACAGCTCCAGCCAGTCGCAGGCAGACACGTTCAAGCTGGTCTTTGACCAACAATCAAGCTCAAAG ATGTTTGCGTGTGCCAAGTCGCTCTTCATCTCTGACCAGGACAAGAGGAAACACTTCTGTCTGTTGCTGCGACTCTTCCTGggcaacagacaggaagtgggtttgTTCCAGAGCCGGCTGATCAAGGTCATCTCCAAACCCTCCCAGAAGAGGCAGTCCATGAAGAACGCCGACT tgtgtatCTCTTCATGCTCCAGAGTAGCATTGTTCAACCGTTTGCGCTCACAGACCGTCAGCACTCGTTACCTCTCAGTGGACAGAGGAGCCTTCATCGTCAGTGCCAGACAGTGGACGGCCTTCACCATCACCCTGG tggatGAGCAGCGTTCTGACCATCGGGATGTTGTGTTGAGCGAAGGCTTCATCTGTTACGGCTGTGTGGTCCAGTTAGTGTGCACTGAGTCTGGAGTCACTCTGCCACCCatg GTGATCCGTAAGGTCAACAAGCAACACGCCATCTTGGACGTGGACGAGCCCGTTTCTCAGCTGCACAAGTGCGCCTTCCAGTTCCGAGACAGTTCCCACTCCTTCCTGTGTCTATCCAACGACAGCGTCGTCCGGCACCAG GCCTCTTGTAGCCCCAGAGACCCCAGCAGGGTGGTGCTGAATGACGGTTCCTGCTGGACCATCATCGGGGTGGAAGCAGTGGAATTCACCTTTAATCAGGGTCTGGCCTGCGTCCCCACACCAGTTACGCCATTTCCTGTTATTGTGGGCTTGGAG GTGAACGGTGGAGGACACGTGGCCATGCTGGAGATTCATGGAGAAAACTTCAGCCCTCATCTCAAAGTCTGGTTCGGAACCATCGAGACTGACACCATGTACAA gTCTCCCAAATCTCTGCTCTGCGTGGTTCCTGATGTCTCGGTCTTCATGGACGGTTGGCGCTGCATGCGACACCCCATCACCGTCCCCCTGTCCCTCATCCGGACTGACGGCCTCATCTACCGCACGTCCTTCAGCTTCACCTACACCCCCGAGCtccagccgccgccgccgccgtccatCCGAGGAGCAGCAGGGGCGGAGAAAAGAGAGGCCCAGGTGGAAGGTGGACAGGGCGGAGACGTCCTGCTGGAGACCATCCATCAGGAGTTCACCAGAGCCAACTTCCACCTCTTCATGCAGAGCTGA